The region GTGTGCGGCATCGGCAACCGCAAGAACGCGTACTTCGAGAAGTCGCTCCGTGAGGACGGCATCGCCGCGTATCCGGGATCGCTCGCGCTCCTCGACGTCCTCGCGGCGAAGGGCACCCCCGTCGCCGTGGTGTCGAGTTCCAAGAACGCGGAGGAGGTGCTCGGCGTCGCCGGCATCCGCGACCGCTTCCCGGTGGTGATGGACGGTGTGATCGCCGAGCGCGACCACCTCGCCTCGAAACCCGCACCCGATGTGTTCGTCGAGGCGGCGCGGATGCTGGGCGTCGACCCTGCACGCTGCGCGGCGGTCGAAGACGCGCTGAGTGGCGTGCAGTCGGCGGCGGCGGGCGGGTTCGCCCTCGTCGTCGGAGTGGACCGGGGGGCAGGGCGCGACGTGCTCACCGCCGCCGGTGCTCATGTGGTGGTGGAAGACCTGGAGGAGTTCGTCCGATGACCGATGCCGCAATGGACCGCGACCGCTTTCCGATCGATCCCTGGCGACTGGTCGAGACCTCGTTCGACATCGCCGACACCGGCGTCACCGAGACTCTGTTCGCCATCGGCAACGGCTACCTGGGGCTGCGCGGCAACCAGCCCGAGGGGCGGCACGCCCACGAGCACGGCACCTTCATCAACGGGTTCCACGAGACCTTCCCGATCCGCCACGCCGAGCAGGCGTACGGCTTCGCCGAGGTGGGCCAGACCATCATCAACGCGCCCGACGCGAAGGTGATGCGCGTCTACGTCGACGACGAGCCGCTCTCGCTCGATGTCGCCGACATGCGCGACTACGAGCGCTCGCTCGACATGCGCGACGGCGTGCTGCGCCGTCACATCGAGTGGACCACTCCGAGCGGCAAGGAGGTGCGCATCGACTACGACCGCCTCGTGTCGTTCGAGGAGAAGCACCTCGCCGTGATGCGCCTCGAGGTCACCGTGCTCAATGCCGACGCA is a window of Microbacterium terrae DNA encoding:
- a CDS encoding HAD family hydrolase: MDALPDLAAYDAVLFDLDGVLTPTADVHMHAWQSMFDELFAEWEITPAYTERDYFEHLDGKKRYDGVASLLRSRDVEVPWGEPSDPVTADTVCGIGNRKNAYFEKSLREDGIAAYPGSLALLDVLAAKGTPVAVVSSSKNAEEVLGVAGIRDRFPVVMDGVIAERDHLASKPAPDVFVEAARMLGVDPARCAAVEDALSGVQSAAAGGFALVVGVDRGAGRDVLTAAGAHVVVEDLEEFVR